From a region of the Corallococcus coralloides DSM 2259 genome:
- a CDS encoding alpha/beta hydrolase — protein MALLFACLAFTPSLLPRSGPFQGFVSGLSAAIGYGLGCLGAWLWREFADRPARTPHRRAWQGFFIVAAVALTGALLLGWHWQQRLRELMGMPSPGRAGYLLAPFVAAVFFFVIIAVGRGLRGVSRALATRLSRHIGPRAARATSGLAVVVLTALVASGLLWDGLIAAADRTLEVQDTMTDEGVVPPRTALRSGGPGSRIPWESLGREGRNFIGRGPSVGELSRFHGTAVKEPIRAYAGYASAPDAEARAALAVDDLERAGGFDRAYLLVVTTTGSGWVVPEAVDAFEYMTGGDSAIVAMQYSHLWSWLSVLVDQARARESGRALFDEVHERWSRLPPGQRPKLLVFGESLGSYGGETAFSGERDLANRTDGVLFVGPPNFNTLYRAFTDHRDPGSPEVEPIYRQGRIVRFSRRPGTDIPPASAPWGDSRVLYLLHPSDPIIWWSPRLLVQRPDWLREPRGDDVLGQMVWIPFVTFWQVTADLPLGMEVPAGHGHVYTAEHVDGWAALLRPEGWSADQTARLRDLLLAR, from the coding sequence GTGGCGCTCCTCTTCGCTTGTCTGGCTTTCACTCCATCCCTGCTGCCGCGCAGCGGGCCGTTCCAGGGCTTCGTCAGCGGCCTCAGCGCGGCCATCGGCTATGGGCTCGGGTGCCTGGGCGCCTGGCTCTGGCGGGAGTTCGCGGACCGCCCCGCGAGGACGCCCCACCGTCGCGCATGGCAGGGCTTCTTCATCGTGGCCGCCGTGGCGCTGACGGGGGCACTGCTGCTTGGCTGGCATTGGCAACAGCGCCTGCGGGAGCTCATGGGCATGCCCTCGCCGGGCCGCGCGGGGTATCTGCTCGCTCCCTTCGTCGCGGCGGTCTTCTTCTTCGTGATCATCGCCGTGGGGCGCGGCCTGCGTGGCGTGTCCCGCGCGTTGGCCACACGGCTCTCAAGACACATCGGGCCTCGCGCGGCCCGGGCGACGAGCGGACTGGCCGTCGTGGTGCTCACCGCGCTGGTGGCCAGTGGCTTGTTGTGGGACGGGCTCATCGCTGCGGCGGACCGCACCCTGGAGGTGCAGGACACGATGACCGACGAGGGCGTGGTGCCACCGCGCACGGCGTTGCGCTCCGGAGGCCCGGGCTCGCGCATTCCGTGGGAGTCCCTGGGACGGGAAGGGCGCAACTTCATCGGGCGCGGGCCCTCGGTCGGAGAGCTCTCCCGCTTCCATGGCACCGCGGTGAAGGAACCCATTCGCGCGTACGCGGGCTACGCCTCCGCGCCGGATGCGGAGGCCCGTGCCGCGCTCGCGGTCGATGACCTGGAGCGGGCTGGCGGCTTTGACCGCGCGTACCTGCTGGTGGTGACGACCACGGGCAGTGGCTGGGTGGTGCCGGAGGCCGTGGACGCCTTCGAGTACATGACCGGTGGCGACTCCGCGATCGTCGCCATGCAGTACTCGCATCTGTGGTCGTGGCTCTCCGTCCTCGTGGATCAGGCGCGGGCGCGGGAGTCAGGCCGGGCCCTCTTCGATGAAGTCCATGAGCGCTGGTCGCGGCTGCCTCCCGGCCAGCGGCCGAAGCTGCTGGTGTTCGGAGAGAGCCTGGGCTCCTACGGCGGAGAGACCGCGTTCAGCGGCGAGCGGGACCTGGCGAACCGCACCGACGGAGTCCTCTTCGTGGGCCCTCCGAACTTCAACACCCTGTATCGCGCGTTCACCGACCACCGGGACCCGGGCAGTCCCGAGGTGGAACCCATCTACCGTCAGGGCCGCATCGTCCGCTTCAGCCGCCGGCCGGGGACGGACATCCCGCCCGCGTCCGCGCCGTGGGGAGACTCGCGCGTGCTATACCTGCTGCATCCCTCCGACCCCATCATCTGGTGGAGCCCCCGGCTCCTGGTGCAGCGGCCGGACTGGCTGCGTGAGCCGCGAGGCGATGACGTCCTGGGCCAGATGGTGTGGATCCCCTTCGTGACGTTCTGGCAGGTGACGGCGGACCTGCCCCTGGGCATGGAGGTGCCCGCGGGCCACGGCCACGTCTACACCGCCGAGCACGTGGACGGCTGGGCCGCGCTCCTTCGGCCGGAGGGCTGGAGCGCGGACCAGACGGCACGGCTGCGGGACCTCCTCCTCGCGCGTTGA
- a CDS encoding ATP-dependent nuclease: MTASFFLEQLTFSGGESIHLEPDSIVVIVGPNNAGKSATLREIRSKQVTEAYKTTRSHVIANVRMGRTGTTEEFLERMAPYWQPESGYYQLTALGDPDVSTGQFGQLGQFGLSYMGFDPAKTPENMLRLIWEQGHLSTLPNLFIGLLDLSTRINATEPADVFNLTTDIPYHPIQKMCVNPVLADRLSRYFQRAFGHALIVNRTFGNTMPLHCGPLPPFAPGEDRVSPSYARKLQALPLLQNQGDGMRSFAGCLLEVTAAASFVLMIDEPEAFLHPPQARFLGTLLAKEKPAGRQLIIATHSGDLLRGLLDANPSSLQIIRLTREGHLNHARTLDKERIRTLWDDPILRFSNTLDSLFHEQVVLCEADGDCRFYASLLEATLSEDTDTRMPDVMFTSTGGKHKIPTIAKALASIGIPTRAIVDFDILNSESPLREAVEALGGNWDEFQPRWKQVKAGVEQRKPELETPHVRKEIEKLLSEVSTAIFPNDVAKSIREVLKRASPWDEAKQLGLGAVPKGQLRQVAETLLADLRRLGLFIVETGEMESFVPTVGGHGNAWLAEVLRKDLRQDPHLENARKFVQGLFSPLPRATS, encoded by the coding sequence ATGACCGCTTCTTTCTTTCTCGAGCAACTCACGTTCAGCGGTGGCGAGAGCATCCATCTCGAACCCGACTCCATCGTCGTCATCGTCGGGCCCAACAACGCGGGCAAGAGCGCGACCCTCCGAGAGATTCGCAGCAAGCAGGTCACTGAGGCCTACAAGACGACGAGAAGTCACGTCATCGCCAACGTAAGGATGGGCCGCACTGGCACAACCGAGGAGTTTCTGGAGCGGATGGCTCCGTACTGGCAGCCGGAATCTGGGTACTACCAGCTCACGGCGCTGGGGGATCCGGACGTATCAACAGGGCAATTCGGCCAATTAGGACAATTCGGACTAAGCTACATGGGCTTCGATCCTGCGAAGACTCCCGAAAACATGCTCCGGCTGATCTGGGAGCAGGGGCACCTGAGTACCCTCCCTAATCTCTTCATCGGCCTTCTGGATCTCTCTACCCGTATCAACGCCACCGAGCCTGCGGACGTCTTCAATCTCACGACAGACATCCCGTACCATCCCATCCAGAAGATGTGCGTCAATCCGGTCCTGGCGGACCGGCTCAGTCGCTACTTCCAACGCGCCTTCGGACATGCGCTCATCGTCAACCGGACCTTCGGCAACACGATGCCGCTCCATTGTGGCCCGCTTCCCCCTTTTGCCCCCGGCGAAGACCGTGTCTCCCCCAGCTACGCCCGGAAGCTTCAGGCGCTCCCGCTCCTCCAGAACCAGGGGGACGGGATGCGCAGCTTCGCGGGCTGCCTCCTTGAGGTCACGGCCGCCGCCAGTTTCGTCCTCATGATCGACGAACCCGAGGCGTTCCTGCACCCGCCCCAGGCACGCTTCCTCGGGACATTGCTGGCGAAGGAGAAGCCCGCCGGGCGCCAGCTCATCATCGCGACCCACAGTGGCGATTTGCTCCGAGGCCTGCTGGATGCCAACCCGTCCTCACTCCAGATCATCCGGCTCACCCGCGAGGGACACCTCAACCACGCGCGGACACTGGACAAGGAACGGATCCGCACGCTCTGGGATGATCCCATCCTCCGTTTCTCCAACACACTGGACAGCCTCTTCCACGAGCAGGTCGTGCTCTGCGAGGCGGACGGAGATTGCCGTTTTTATGCCTCACTCCTGGAAGCGACCCTGTCCGAGGACACAGACACCCGGATGCCCGACGTCATGTTCACGAGCACGGGTGGCAAACACAAAATCCCGACCATCGCCAAAGCCCTCGCCAGCATCGGCATCCCCACACGCGCGATCGTGGACTTCGACATCCTGAATAGCGAATCTCCCCTCAGGGAAGCCGTTGAAGCCCTCGGAGGCAACTGGGACGAGTTCCAACCTCGCTGGAAGCAGGTCAAGGCAGGCGTCGAGCAGCGTAAGCCGGAGCTTGAGACTCCCCACGTCCGGAAGGAGATTGAGAAGCTCCTGAGTGAGGTCAGCACCGCGATCTTCCCCAATGACGTGGCCAAGAGCATCCGAGAGGTGCTCAAGCGTGCTTCGCCCTGGGACGAAGCAAAACAGCTGGGCCTGGGCGCTGTCCCCAAGGGGCAGCTGCGTCAGGTGGCCGAGACACTCCTCGCGGACCTGCGGCGACTGGGTCTCTTCATCGTCGAGACGGGAGAGATGGAAAGCTTCGTCCCCACCGTCGGGGGACATGGAAACGCTTGGCTCGCGGAGGTGTTGCGCAAGGACCTGCGACAGGATCCCCACCTCGAAAACGCCAGGAAGTTCGTTCAGGGACTCTTCTCTCCTCTCCCTCGCGCCACCTCGTGA
- a CDS encoding DUF1570 domain-containing protein has product MGIRLGLLGLALALFSGCTASRALCPAEGGRPWREVRSTHFRVRTNLEEQAAARSAVELEEFRRALLLAWGAGFDPPGTVDVIMLGNPRDLEEFTDARYAGFAGQTPDGPRMVMTGGGGYLLADTTGDKETQAHELAHYLSAFALPRQPRWVSEGLASYLQTVTIRPSDRNVVLGRASPALLQYVRAHGWLTLDELWQWDGKTNQSTAELQRHYASSWLWVHYLINAHGERFSTFQGQLARGEEPRRAFTAAFQGDTAYQAALTNYVQLGRYAISTQPLPPVPTQTQTRALEPADVHVIRSILFTQAPGDVPPDERQRKADLELDQALKENPTHVETLRLRAEKLDKAERLKLARELVEKHPEDGRAWDLLANALEANADTSATQEQARQRAAELLPDSPSAQNSLAWYYVTTEQPQKGLAPAQRAVRLMPGNSAILNTQAALYFQTGRCREAVAMGRRALDMLHEGVPDAARQDFKRIVTVFETKCVPSPTASPVNSQ; this is encoded by the coding sequence ATGGGCATTCGCTTGGGGCTCCTCGGGTTGGCATTGGCATTGTTTTCGGGCTGCACGGCGAGCCGGGCCCTGTGTCCGGCCGAGGGTGGGCGGCCCTGGCGCGAGGTGCGCAGCACGCACTTCCGCGTGCGCACGAACCTGGAGGAACAGGCGGCGGCGCGGAGCGCGGTGGAGCTGGAGGAGTTCCGGCGGGCGCTGCTGCTGGCCTGGGGCGCGGGCTTCGACCCGCCGGGCACGGTGGACGTCATCATGCTCGGCAACCCCCGCGACCTGGAGGAGTTCACCGACGCGCGCTACGCGGGCTTCGCCGGCCAGACGCCCGACGGCCCGCGGATGGTGATGACGGGAGGTGGCGGCTACCTGCTGGCGGACACGACGGGTGACAAGGAGACCCAGGCCCACGAGCTGGCGCACTACCTGAGCGCCTTCGCCCTGCCCCGTCAGCCCCGCTGGGTGTCGGAAGGCCTGGCGTCCTACCTGCAGACCGTCACCATCCGGCCCAGCGATCGCAACGTGGTGCTGGGCCGGGCCAGCCCGGCGCTGCTCCAGTATGTGCGCGCGCACGGCTGGCTCACGCTGGATGAGCTGTGGCAGTGGGACGGCAAGACGAACCAGAGCACCGCGGAGCTCCAGCGCCACTACGCCTCGTCGTGGCTGTGGGTGCACTACCTCATCAACGCGCACGGCGAGCGCTTCAGCACCTTCCAGGGCCAGCTGGCCCGGGGCGAGGAACCCCGGCGCGCCTTCACGGCCGCCTTCCAGGGAGACACCGCGTACCAGGCCGCCCTCACGAACTACGTGCAGCTCGGGCGCTATGCCATCTCCACCCAGCCCCTGCCTCCGGTGCCCACGCAAACCCAGACACGCGCCCTGGAGCCCGCGGACGTGCACGTCATCCGCTCCATCCTCTTCACGCAGGCGCCGGGCGACGTGCCGCCGGACGAACGCCAGCGCAAGGCGGACCTGGAGCTGGACCAGGCGCTGAAAGAAAATCCGACCCACGTGGAGACCCTCCGGCTGCGGGCCGAGAAGCTGGACAAGGCCGAGCGGCTGAAGCTCGCGCGGGAGCTGGTGGAGAAGCATCCGGAGGACGGGCGCGCGTGGGACCTGCTCGCCAACGCGCTGGAGGCCAACGCGGACACGTCCGCCACCCAGGAGCAGGCCCGCCAGCGCGCCGCGGAGCTGCTGCCGGACAGCCCCTCCGCCCAGAACAGCCTGGCCTGGTACTACGTGACCACGGAGCAGCCCCAGAAGGGGCTCGCCCCGGCCCAGCGCGCGGTGCGGTTGATGCCGGGCAACTCCGCAATCCTCAACACGCAGGCGGCGCTGTACTTCCAGACCGGACGGTGCCGCGAGGCCGTGGCCATGGGGCGGCGTGCGCTCGACATGCTCCACGAAGGGGTCCCGGATGCGGCGCGCCAGGACTTCAAGCGGATCGTCACCGTCTTCGAGACGAAGTGCGTCCCCTCCCCGACCGCGTCCCCCGTGAATTCCCAATAG